The Pan troglodytes isolate AG18354 chromosome 1, NHGRI_mPanTro3-v2.0_pri, whole genome shotgun sequence genome includes a region encoding these proteins:
- the MSTO1 gene encoding protein misato homolog 1 isoform X2: MAGGAREVLTLQLGHFAGFVGAHWWNQQDAALGRATDSKEPPGELCPDVLYRTGRTLHGQETYTPRLILMDLKGSLSSLKEEGGLYRDKQLDAAIAWQGKLTTHKEELYPKNPYLQDFLSAEGVLSSDGVWRVKSIPNGKGSSPLTTATTPKPLIPTEASIRVWSDFLRVHLHPRSICMIQKYNHDGEAGRLEAFGQGESVLKEPKYQEELEDRLHFYVEECDYLQGFQILCDLHDGFSGVGAKAAELLQDEYSGRGIITWGLLPGPYHRGEAQRNIYRLLNTAFGLVHLTAHSSLVCPLSLGGSLGLRPEPPVNFPYLHYDATLPFHCSAILATALDTVTVPYRLCSSPVSMVHLADMLSFCGKKVVTAGAIIPFPLAPGQSLPDSLMQFGGATPWTPLSACGEPSGTRCFAQSVVLRGIDRACHTSQLTPGTPPPSALHACTTGEEILAQYLQQQQPGVMSSSHLLLTPCRVAPPYPHLFSSCSPPAVESIPVFGALCSSSSLHQTLEALARDLTKLDLRRWASFMDAGVEHDDVAELLQELQSLAQCYQDGDSLVD, translated from the exons ATGGCGGGCGGGGCCCGGGAGGTGCTGACACTGCAGTTGGGACATTTTGCCGGTTTCGTGGGCGCGCACTGGTGGAACCAGCAG GATGCTGCGCTGGGCCGAGCGACCGATTCCAAGGAGCCCCCGGGAGAGCTGTGCCCCGACGTCCTGTATCGTACGGGCCGGACGCTGCACGGCCAGGAGACCTACACGCCGCGACTCATCCTCATGGATCTGAAGG GTAGTTTGAGCTCCCTAAAAGAGGAAGGTGGACTCTACAGGGACAAACAGTTGGATGCTGCAATAGCATG GCAGGGGAAACTCACCACACACAAAGAGGAACTCTATCCCAAGAACCCTTATCTCCAAGACTTTCTGAGTGCAGAG GGAGTGCTGAGTAGTGATGGTGTTTGGAGGGTCAAATCCATTCCCAATGGCAAAG GTTCCTCACCACTCACCACCGCTACAACTCCAAAACCACTTATCCCTACAGAGGCCAGCATCAGGGTCTGGTCAGACTTCCTCAGAGTCCATCTCCATCCCCGGAGCATCTGTATGATTCAGAAGTACAACCACGATGG GGAAGCAGGTCGGCTGGAGGCTTTTGGCCAAGGGGAAAGTGTCCTAAAGGAACCCAAGTACCAGGAAGAGCTGGAGGACAGGCTGCACTTCTACGTGGAGGAATGTGACTACTTGCAG GGCTTCCAGATCCTGTGTGACCTGCACGATGGCTTCTCTGGGGTAGGCGCGAAGGCGGCAGAGCTGCTACAAGATGAATATTCAGGGCGGGGAATAATAACTTGGGGCCTGCTACCTGGTCCCTACCATCGTGGG GAGGCCCAGAGAAACATCTATCGTCTATTAAACACAGCTTTTGGTCTCGTGCACCTGACTGCTCACAGCTCTCTTGTCTGCCCCTTGTCCTTGGGTGGGAGCCTGGGCCTGCGACCCGAGCCACCTGTCAACTTCCCTTACCTGCATTATGAT GCCACTCTGCCCTTCCACTGCAGTGCCATCCTGGCTACAGCCCTGGACACAGTCACTGTTCCTTATCGCCTGTGTTCCTCTCCAGTTTCCATGGTTCATCTGGCTGACATGCTGAGCTTCTGTGGGAAAAAG GTGGTGACAGCAGGAGCAATCATCCCTTTCCCCTTGGCTCCAGGCCAGTCCCTTCCTGATTCCCTGATGCAGTTTGGAGGAGCCACCCCATGGACCCCACTGTCTGCATGTGGGGAGCCTTCTGGAACACGTTGCTTTGCCCAGTCAGTGGTGCTGAGGGGTATAGACAGAGCATGCCACACAAG TCAGCTCACCCCAGGGACACCTCCACCCTCTGCCCTTCATGCATGTACCACTGGGGAAGAAATCTTGGCTCAGTATTTACAACAGCAGCAGCCTGGAGTCATGAG TTCTTCCCATCTGCTGCTGACTCCCTGCAGGGTGGCTCCTCCTTACCCCCACCTCTTCTCAAGCTGCAGTCCACCGG CAGTGGAGAGCATCCCAGTGTTTGGGGCACTGTGTTCCTCTTCGTCCCTGCACCAGACCCTGGAAGCCTTGGCCAGAGACCTCACCAAACTCGACTTGCGGCGCTGGGCCAGCTTCATGGATGCTGGAGTGGAGCACGATGACGTAGCAGAGCTGCTGCAGGAGCTACAAAGCCTGGCCCAGTGCTACCAGGATGGTGACAGCCTCGTGGACTAA
- the MSTO1 gene encoding protein misato homolog 1 isoform X1, with protein MAGGAREVLTLQLGHFAGFVGAHWWNQQDAALGRATDSKEPPGELCPDVLYRTGRTLHGQETYTPRLILMDLKGSLSSLKEEGGLYRDKQLDAAIAWQGKLTTHKEELYPKNPYLQDFLSAEGVLSSDGVWRVKSIPNGKGSSPLTTATTPKPLIPTEASIRVWSDFLRVHLHPRSICMIQKYNHDGEAGRLEAFGQGESVLKEPKYQEELEDRLHFYVEECDYLQGFQILCDLHDGFSGVGAKAAELLQDEYSGRGIITWGLLPGPYHRGEAQRNIYRLLNTAFGLVHLTAHSSLVCPLSLGGSLGLRPEPPVNFPYLHYDATLPFHCSAILATALDTVTVPYRLCSSPVSMVHLADMLSFCGKKVVTAGAIIPFPLAPGQSLPDSLMQFGGATPWTPLSACGEPSGTRCFAQSVVLRGIDRACHTSQLTPGTPPPSALHACTTGEEILAQYLQQQQPGVMSSSHLLLTPCRVAPPYPHLFSSCSPPGMVLDGSPKGAVESIPVFGALCSSSSLHQTLEALARDLTKLDLRRWASFMDAGVEHDDVAELLQELQSLAQCYQDGDSLVD; from the exons ATGGCGGGCGGGGCCCGGGAGGTGCTGACACTGCAGTTGGGACATTTTGCCGGTTTCGTGGGCGCGCACTGGTGGAACCAGCAG GATGCTGCGCTGGGCCGAGCGACCGATTCCAAGGAGCCCCCGGGAGAGCTGTGCCCCGACGTCCTGTATCGTACGGGCCGGACGCTGCACGGCCAGGAGACCTACACGCCGCGACTCATCCTCATGGATCTGAAGG GTAGTTTGAGCTCCCTAAAAGAGGAAGGTGGACTCTACAGGGACAAACAGTTGGATGCTGCAATAGCATG GCAGGGGAAACTCACCACACACAAAGAGGAACTCTATCCCAAGAACCCTTATCTCCAAGACTTTCTGAGTGCAGAG GGAGTGCTGAGTAGTGATGGTGTTTGGAGGGTCAAATCCATTCCCAATGGCAAAG GTTCCTCACCACTCACCACCGCTACAACTCCAAAACCACTTATCCCTACAGAGGCCAGCATCAGGGTCTGGTCAGACTTCCTCAGAGTCCATCTCCATCCCCGGAGCATCTGTATGATTCAGAAGTACAACCACGATGG GGAAGCAGGTCGGCTGGAGGCTTTTGGCCAAGGGGAAAGTGTCCTAAAGGAACCCAAGTACCAGGAAGAGCTGGAGGACAGGCTGCACTTCTACGTGGAGGAATGTGACTACTTGCAG GGCTTCCAGATCCTGTGTGACCTGCACGATGGCTTCTCTGGGGTAGGCGCGAAGGCGGCAGAGCTGCTACAAGATGAATATTCAGGGCGGGGAATAATAACTTGGGGCCTGCTACCTGGTCCCTACCATCGTGGG GAGGCCCAGAGAAACATCTATCGTCTATTAAACACAGCTTTTGGTCTCGTGCACCTGACTGCTCACAGCTCTCTTGTCTGCCCCTTGTCCTTGGGTGGGAGCCTGGGCCTGCGACCCGAGCCACCTGTCAACTTCCCTTACCTGCATTATGAT GCCACTCTGCCCTTCCACTGCAGTGCCATCCTGGCTACAGCCCTGGACACAGTCACTGTTCCTTATCGCCTGTGTTCCTCTCCAGTTTCCATGGTTCATCTGGCTGACATGCTGAGCTTCTGTGGGAAAAAG GTGGTGACAGCAGGAGCAATCATCCCTTTCCCCTTGGCTCCAGGCCAGTCCCTTCCTGATTCCCTGATGCAGTTTGGAGGAGCCACCCCATGGACCCCACTGTCTGCATGTGGGGAGCCTTCTGGAACACGTTGCTTTGCCCAGTCAGTGGTGCTGAGGGGTATAGACAGAGCATGCCACACAAG TCAGCTCACCCCAGGGACACCTCCACCCTCTGCCCTTCATGCATGTACCACTGGGGAAGAAATCTTGGCTCAGTATTTACAACAGCAGCAGCCTGGAGTCATGAG TTCTTCCCATCTGCTGCTGACTCCCTGCAGGGTGGCTCCTCCTTACCCCCACCTCTTCTCAAGCTGCAGTCCACCGGGTATGGTTCTGGATGGTTCCCCCAAGGGAGCAG TGGAGAGCATCCCAGTGTTTGGGGCACTGTGTTCCTCTTCGTCCCTGCACCAGACCCTGGAAGCCTTGGCCAGAGACCTCACCAAACTCGACTTGCGGCGCTGGGCCAGCTTCATGGATGCTGGAGTGGAGCACGATGACGTAGCAGAGCTGCTGCAGGAGCTACAAAGCCTGGCCCAGTGCTACCAGGATGGTGACAGCCTCGTGGACTAA
- the MSTO1 gene encoding protein misato homolog 1 isoform X10, with protein MGVLSSDGVWRVKSIPNGKGSSPLTTATTPKPLIPTEASIRVWSDFLRVHLHPRSICMIQKYNHDGEAGRLEAFGQGESVLKEPKYQEELEDRLHFYVEECDYLQGFQILCDLHDGFSGVGAKAAELLQDEYSGRGIITWGLLPGPYHRGEAQRNIYRLLNTAFGLVHLTAHSSLVCPLSLGGSLGLRPEPPVNFPYLHYDATLPFHCSAILATALDTVTVPYRLCSSPVSMVHLADMLSFCGKKVVTAGAIIPFPLAPGQSLPDSLMQFGGATPWTPLSACGEPSGTRCFAQSVVLRGIDRACHTSQLTPGTPPPSALHACTTGEEILAQYLQQQQPGVMSSSHLLLTPCRVAPPYPHLFSSCSPPAVESIPVFGALCSSSSLHQTLEALARDLTKLDLRRWASFMDAGVEHDDVAELLQELQSLAQCYQDGDSLVD; from the exons ATG GGAGTGCTGAGTAGTGATGGTGTTTGGAGGGTCAAATCCATTCCCAATGGCAAAG GTTCCTCACCACTCACCACCGCTACAACTCCAAAACCACTTATCCCTACAGAGGCCAGCATCAGGGTCTGGTCAGACTTCCTCAGAGTCCATCTCCATCCCCGGAGCATCTGTATGATTCAGAAGTACAACCACGATGG GGAAGCAGGTCGGCTGGAGGCTTTTGGCCAAGGGGAAAGTGTCCTAAAGGAACCCAAGTACCAGGAAGAGCTGGAGGACAGGCTGCACTTCTACGTGGAGGAATGTGACTACTTGCAG GGCTTCCAGATCCTGTGTGACCTGCACGATGGCTTCTCTGGGGTAGGCGCGAAGGCGGCAGAGCTGCTACAAGATGAATATTCAGGGCGGGGAATAATAACTTGGGGCCTGCTACCTGGTCCCTACCATCGTGGG GAGGCCCAGAGAAACATCTATCGTCTATTAAACACAGCTTTTGGTCTCGTGCACCTGACTGCTCACAGCTCTCTTGTCTGCCCCTTGTCCTTGGGTGGGAGCCTGGGCCTGCGACCCGAGCCACCTGTCAACTTCCCTTACCTGCATTATGAT GCCACTCTGCCCTTCCACTGCAGTGCCATCCTGGCTACAGCCCTGGACACAGTCACTGTTCCTTATCGCCTGTGTTCCTCTCCAGTTTCCATGGTTCATCTGGCTGACATGCTGAGCTTCTGTGGGAAAAAG GTGGTGACAGCAGGAGCAATCATCCCTTTCCCCTTGGCTCCAGGCCAGTCCCTTCCTGATTCCCTGATGCAGTTTGGAGGAGCCACCCCATGGACCCCACTGTCTGCATGTGGGGAGCCTTCTGGAACACGTTGCTTTGCCCAGTCAGTGGTGCTGAGGGGTATAGACAGAGCATGCCACACAAG TCAGCTCACCCCAGGGACACCTCCACCCTCTGCCCTTCATGCATGTACCACTGGGGAAGAAATCTTGGCTCAGTATTTACAACAGCAGCAGCCTGGAGTCATGAG TTCTTCCCATCTGCTGCTGACTCCCTGCAGGGTGGCTCCTCCTTACCCCCACCTCTTCTCAAGCTGCAGTCCACCGG CAGTGGAGAGCATCCCAGTGTTTGGGGCACTGTGTTCCTCTTCGTCCCTGCACCAGACCCTGGAAGCCTTGGCCAGAGACCTCACCAAACTCGACTTGCGGCGCTGGGCCAGCTTCATGGATGCTGGAGTGGAGCACGATGACGTAGCAGAGCTGCTGCAGGAGCTACAAAGCCTGGCCCAGTGCTACCAGGATGGTGACAGCCTCGTGGACTAA
- the MSTO1 gene encoding protein misato homolog 1 isoform X3: MAGGAREVLTLQLGHFAGFVGAHWWNQQDAALGRATDSKEPPGELCPDVLYRTGRTLHGQETYTPRLILMDLKGSLSSLKEEGGLYRDKQLDAAIAWQGKLTTHKEELYPKNPYLQDFLSAEGVLSSDGVWRVKSIPNGKGSSPLTTATTPKPLIPTEASIRVWSDFLRVHLHPRSICMIQKYNHDGEAGRLEAFGQGESVLKEPKYQEELEDRLHFYVEECDYLQGFQILCDLHDGFSGVGAKAAELLQDEYSGRGIITWGLLPGPYHRGEAQRNIYRLLNTAFGLVHLTAHSSLVCPLSLGGSLGLRPEPPVNFPYLHYDATLPFHCSAILATALDTVTVPYRLCSSPVSMVHLADMLSFCGKKVVTAGAIIPFPLAPGQSLPDSLMQFGGATPWTPLSACGEPSGTRCFAQSVVLRGIDRACHTSQLTPGTPPPSALHACTTGEEILAQYLQQQQPGVMSSSHLLLTPCRVAPPYPHLFSSCSPPVESIPVFGALCSSSSLHQTLEALARDLTKLDLRRWASFMDAGVEHDDVAELLQELQSLAQCYQDGDSLVD, from the exons ATGGCGGGCGGGGCCCGGGAGGTGCTGACACTGCAGTTGGGACATTTTGCCGGTTTCGTGGGCGCGCACTGGTGGAACCAGCAG GATGCTGCGCTGGGCCGAGCGACCGATTCCAAGGAGCCCCCGGGAGAGCTGTGCCCCGACGTCCTGTATCGTACGGGCCGGACGCTGCACGGCCAGGAGACCTACACGCCGCGACTCATCCTCATGGATCTGAAGG GTAGTTTGAGCTCCCTAAAAGAGGAAGGTGGACTCTACAGGGACAAACAGTTGGATGCTGCAATAGCATG GCAGGGGAAACTCACCACACACAAAGAGGAACTCTATCCCAAGAACCCTTATCTCCAAGACTTTCTGAGTGCAGAG GGAGTGCTGAGTAGTGATGGTGTTTGGAGGGTCAAATCCATTCCCAATGGCAAAG GTTCCTCACCACTCACCACCGCTACAACTCCAAAACCACTTATCCCTACAGAGGCCAGCATCAGGGTCTGGTCAGACTTCCTCAGAGTCCATCTCCATCCCCGGAGCATCTGTATGATTCAGAAGTACAACCACGATGG GGAAGCAGGTCGGCTGGAGGCTTTTGGCCAAGGGGAAAGTGTCCTAAAGGAACCCAAGTACCAGGAAGAGCTGGAGGACAGGCTGCACTTCTACGTGGAGGAATGTGACTACTTGCAG GGCTTCCAGATCCTGTGTGACCTGCACGATGGCTTCTCTGGGGTAGGCGCGAAGGCGGCAGAGCTGCTACAAGATGAATATTCAGGGCGGGGAATAATAACTTGGGGCCTGCTACCTGGTCCCTACCATCGTGGG GAGGCCCAGAGAAACATCTATCGTCTATTAAACACAGCTTTTGGTCTCGTGCACCTGACTGCTCACAGCTCTCTTGTCTGCCCCTTGTCCTTGGGTGGGAGCCTGGGCCTGCGACCCGAGCCACCTGTCAACTTCCCTTACCTGCATTATGAT GCCACTCTGCCCTTCCACTGCAGTGCCATCCTGGCTACAGCCCTGGACACAGTCACTGTTCCTTATCGCCTGTGTTCCTCTCCAGTTTCCATGGTTCATCTGGCTGACATGCTGAGCTTCTGTGGGAAAAAG GTGGTGACAGCAGGAGCAATCATCCCTTTCCCCTTGGCTCCAGGCCAGTCCCTTCCTGATTCCCTGATGCAGTTTGGAGGAGCCACCCCATGGACCCCACTGTCTGCATGTGGGGAGCCTTCTGGAACACGTTGCTTTGCCCAGTCAGTGGTGCTGAGGGGTATAGACAGAGCATGCCACACAAG TCAGCTCACCCCAGGGACACCTCCACCCTCTGCCCTTCATGCATGTACCACTGGGGAAGAAATCTTGGCTCAGTATTTACAACAGCAGCAGCCTGGAGTCATGAG TTCTTCCCATCTGCTGCTGACTCCCTGCAGGGTGGCTCCTCCTTACCCCCACCTCTTCTCAAGCTGCAGTCCACCGG TGGAGAGCATCCCAGTGTTTGGGGCACTGTGTTCCTCTTCGTCCCTGCACCAGACCCTGGAAGCCTTGGCCAGAGACCTCACCAAACTCGACTTGCGGCGCTGGGCCAGCTTCATGGATGCTGGAGTGGAGCACGATGACGTAGCAGAGCTGCTGCAGGAGCTACAAAGCCTGGCCCAGTGCTACCAGGATGGTGACAGCCTCGTGGACTAA
- the MSTO1 gene encoding protein misato homolog 1 isoform X8 → MGVLSSDGVWRVKSIPNGKGSSPLTTATTPKPLIPTEASIRVWSDFLRVHLHPRSICMIQKYNHDGEAGRLEAFGQGESVLKEPKYQEELEDRLHFYVEECDYLQGFQILCDLHDGFSGVGAKAAELLQDEYSGRGIITWGLLPGPYHRGEAQRNIYRLLNTAFGLVHLTAHSSLVCPLSLGGSLGLRPEPPVNFPYLHYDATLPFHCSAILATALDTVTVPYRLCSSPVSMVHLADMLSFCGKKVVTAGAIIPFPLAPGQSLPDSLMQFGGATPWTPLSACGEPSGTRCFAQSVVLRGIDRACHTSQLTPGTPPPSALHACTTGEEILAQYLQQQQPGVMSSSHLLLTPCRVAPPYPHLFSSCSPPGMVLDGSPKGAAVESIPVFGALCSSSSLHQTLEALARDLTKLDLRRWASFMDAGVEHDDVAELLQELQSLAQCYQDGDSLVD, encoded by the exons ATG GGAGTGCTGAGTAGTGATGGTGTTTGGAGGGTCAAATCCATTCCCAATGGCAAAG GTTCCTCACCACTCACCACCGCTACAACTCCAAAACCACTTATCCCTACAGAGGCCAGCATCAGGGTCTGGTCAGACTTCCTCAGAGTCCATCTCCATCCCCGGAGCATCTGTATGATTCAGAAGTACAACCACGATGG GGAAGCAGGTCGGCTGGAGGCTTTTGGCCAAGGGGAAAGTGTCCTAAAGGAACCCAAGTACCAGGAAGAGCTGGAGGACAGGCTGCACTTCTACGTGGAGGAATGTGACTACTTGCAG GGCTTCCAGATCCTGTGTGACCTGCACGATGGCTTCTCTGGGGTAGGCGCGAAGGCGGCAGAGCTGCTACAAGATGAATATTCAGGGCGGGGAATAATAACTTGGGGCCTGCTACCTGGTCCCTACCATCGTGGG GAGGCCCAGAGAAACATCTATCGTCTATTAAACACAGCTTTTGGTCTCGTGCACCTGACTGCTCACAGCTCTCTTGTCTGCCCCTTGTCCTTGGGTGGGAGCCTGGGCCTGCGACCCGAGCCACCTGTCAACTTCCCTTACCTGCATTATGAT GCCACTCTGCCCTTCCACTGCAGTGCCATCCTGGCTACAGCCCTGGACACAGTCACTGTTCCTTATCGCCTGTGTTCCTCTCCAGTTTCCATGGTTCATCTGGCTGACATGCTGAGCTTCTGTGGGAAAAAG GTGGTGACAGCAGGAGCAATCATCCCTTTCCCCTTGGCTCCAGGCCAGTCCCTTCCTGATTCCCTGATGCAGTTTGGAGGAGCCACCCCATGGACCCCACTGTCTGCATGTGGGGAGCCTTCTGGAACACGTTGCTTTGCCCAGTCAGTGGTGCTGAGGGGTATAGACAGAGCATGCCACACAAG TCAGCTCACCCCAGGGACACCTCCACCCTCTGCCCTTCATGCATGTACCACTGGGGAAGAAATCTTGGCTCAGTATTTACAACAGCAGCAGCCTGGAGTCATGAG TTCTTCCCATCTGCTGCTGACTCCCTGCAGGGTGGCTCCTCCTTACCCCCACCTCTTCTCAAGCTGCAGTCCACCGGGTATGGTTCTGGATGGTTCCCCCAAGGGAGCAG CAGTGGAGAGCATCCCAGTGTTTGGGGCACTGTGTTCCTCTTCGTCCCTGCACCAGACCCTGGAAGCCTTGGCCAGAGACCTCACCAAACTCGACTTGCGGCGCTGGGCCAGCTTCATGGATGCTGGAGTGGAGCACGATGACGTAGCAGAGCTGCTGCAGGAGCTACAAAGCCTGGCCCAGTGCTACCAGGATGGTGACAGCCTCGTGGACTAA
- the MSTO1 gene encoding protein misato homolog 1 isoform X4 produces MDLKGSLSSLKEEGGLYRDKQLDAAIAWQGKLTTHKEELYPKNPYLQDFLSAEGVLSSDGVWRVKSIPNGKGSSPLTTATTPKPLIPTEASIRVWSDFLRVHLHPRSICMIQKYNHDGEAGRLEAFGQGESVLKEPKYQEELEDRLHFYVEECDYLQGFQILCDLHDGFSGVGAKAAELLQDEYSGRGIITWGLLPGPYHRGEAQRNIYRLLNTAFGLVHLTAHSSLVCPLSLGGSLGLRPEPPVNFPYLHYDATLPFHCSAILATALDTVTVPYRLCSSPVSMVHLADMLSFCGKKVVTAGAIIPFPLAPGQSLPDSLMQFGGATPWTPLSACGEPSGTRCFAQSVVLRGIDRACHTSQLTPGTPPPSALHACTTGEEILAQYLQQQQPGVMSSSHLLLTPCRVAPPYPHLFSSCSPPGMVLDGSPKGAAVESIPVFGALCSSSSLHQTLEALARDLTKLDLRRWASFMDAGVEHDDVAELLQELQSLAQCYQDGDSLVD; encoded by the exons ATGGATCTGAAGG GTAGTTTGAGCTCCCTAAAAGAGGAAGGTGGACTCTACAGGGACAAACAGTTGGATGCTGCAATAGCATG GCAGGGGAAACTCACCACACACAAAGAGGAACTCTATCCCAAGAACCCTTATCTCCAAGACTTTCTGAGTGCAGAG GGAGTGCTGAGTAGTGATGGTGTTTGGAGGGTCAAATCCATTCCCAATGGCAAAG GTTCCTCACCACTCACCACCGCTACAACTCCAAAACCACTTATCCCTACAGAGGCCAGCATCAGGGTCTGGTCAGACTTCCTCAGAGTCCATCTCCATCCCCGGAGCATCTGTATGATTCAGAAGTACAACCACGATGG GGAAGCAGGTCGGCTGGAGGCTTTTGGCCAAGGGGAAAGTGTCCTAAAGGAACCCAAGTACCAGGAAGAGCTGGAGGACAGGCTGCACTTCTACGTGGAGGAATGTGACTACTTGCAG GGCTTCCAGATCCTGTGTGACCTGCACGATGGCTTCTCTGGGGTAGGCGCGAAGGCGGCAGAGCTGCTACAAGATGAATATTCAGGGCGGGGAATAATAACTTGGGGCCTGCTACCTGGTCCCTACCATCGTGGG GAGGCCCAGAGAAACATCTATCGTCTATTAAACACAGCTTTTGGTCTCGTGCACCTGACTGCTCACAGCTCTCTTGTCTGCCCCTTGTCCTTGGGTGGGAGCCTGGGCCTGCGACCCGAGCCACCTGTCAACTTCCCTTACCTGCATTATGAT GCCACTCTGCCCTTCCACTGCAGTGCCATCCTGGCTACAGCCCTGGACACAGTCACTGTTCCTTATCGCCTGTGTTCCTCTCCAGTTTCCATGGTTCATCTGGCTGACATGCTGAGCTTCTGTGGGAAAAAG GTGGTGACAGCAGGAGCAATCATCCCTTTCCCCTTGGCTCCAGGCCAGTCCCTTCCTGATTCCCTGATGCAGTTTGGAGGAGCCACCCCATGGACCCCACTGTCTGCATGTGGGGAGCCTTCTGGAACACGTTGCTTTGCCCAGTCAGTGGTGCTGAGGGGTATAGACAGAGCATGCCACACAAG TCAGCTCACCCCAGGGACACCTCCACCCTCTGCCCTTCATGCATGTACCACTGGGGAAGAAATCTTGGCTCAGTATTTACAACAGCAGCAGCCTGGAGTCATGAG TTCTTCCCATCTGCTGCTGACTCCCTGCAGGGTGGCTCCTCCTTACCCCCACCTCTTCTCAAGCTGCAGTCCACCGGGTATGGTTCTGGATGGTTCCCCCAAGGGAGCAG CAGTGGAGAGCATCCCAGTGTTTGGGGCACTGTGTTCCTCTTCGTCCCTGCACCAGACCCTGGAAGCCTTGGCCAGAGACCTCACCAAACTCGACTTGCGGCGCTGGGCCAGCTTCATGGATGCTGGAGTGGAGCACGATGACGTAGCAGAGCTGCTGCAGGAGCTACAAAGCCTGGCCCAGTGCTACCAGGATGGTGACAGCCTCGTGGACTAA
- the MSTO1 gene encoding protein misato homolog 1 isoform X11: MGMGTPEALREAGRLEAFGQGESVLKEPKYQEELEDRLHFYVEECDYLQGFQILCDLHDGFSGVGAKAAELLQDEYSGRGIITWGLLPGPYHRGEAQRNIYRLLNTAFGLVHLTAHSSLVCPLSLGGSLGLRPEPPVNFPYLHYDATLPFHCSAILATALDTVTVPYRLCSSPVSMVHLADMLSFCGKKVVTAGAIIPFPLAPGQSLPDSLMQFGGATPWTPLSACGEPSGTRCFAQSVVLRGIDRACHTSQLTPGTPPPSALHACTTGEEILAQYLQQQQPGVMSSSHLLLTPCRVAPPYPHLFSSCSPPGMVLDGSPKGAAVESIPVFGALCSSSSLHQTLEALARDLTKLDLRRWASFMDAGVEHDDVAELLQELQSLAQCYQDGDSLVD; the protein is encoded by the exons ATGGGTATGGGGACCCCAGAGGCTTTGAG GGAAGCAGGTCGGCTGGAGGCTTTTGGCCAAGGGGAAAGTGTCCTAAAGGAACCCAAGTACCAGGAAGAGCTGGAGGACAGGCTGCACTTCTACGTGGAGGAATGTGACTACTTGCAG GGCTTCCAGATCCTGTGTGACCTGCACGATGGCTTCTCTGGGGTAGGCGCGAAGGCGGCAGAGCTGCTACAAGATGAATATTCAGGGCGGGGAATAATAACTTGGGGCCTGCTACCTGGTCCCTACCATCGTGGG GAGGCCCAGAGAAACATCTATCGTCTATTAAACACAGCTTTTGGTCTCGTGCACCTGACTGCTCACAGCTCTCTTGTCTGCCCCTTGTCCTTGGGTGGGAGCCTGGGCCTGCGACCCGAGCCACCTGTCAACTTCCCTTACCTGCATTATGAT GCCACTCTGCCCTTCCACTGCAGTGCCATCCTGGCTACAGCCCTGGACACAGTCACTGTTCCTTATCGCCTGTGTTCCTCTCCAGTTTCCATGGTTCATCTGGCTGACATGCTGAGCTTCTGTGGGAAAAAG GTGGTGACAGCAGGAGCAATCATCCCTTTCCCCTTGGCTCCAGGCCAGTCCCTTCCTGATTCCCTGATGCAGTTTGGAGGAGCCACCCCATGGACCCCACTGTCTGCATGTGGGGAGCCTTCTGGAACACGTTGCTTTGCCCAGTCAGTGGTGCTGAGGGGTATAGACAGAGCATGCCACACAAG TCAGCTCACCCCAGGGACACCTCCACCCTCTGCCCTTCATGCATGTACCACTGGGGAAGAAATCTTGGCTCAGTATTTACAACAGCAGCAGCCTGGAGTCATGAG TTCTTCCCATCTGCTGCTGACTCCCTGCAGGGTGGCTCCTCCTTACCCCCACCTCTTCTCAAGCTGCAGTCCACCGGGTATGGTTCTGGATGGTTCCCCCAAGGGAGCAG CAGTGGAGAGCATCCCAGTGTTTGGGGCACTGTGTTCCTCTTCGTCCCTGCACCAGACCCTGGAAGCCTTGGCCAGAGACCTCACCAAACTCGACTTGCGGCGCTGGGCCAGCTTCATGGATGCTGGAGTGGAGCACGATGACGTAGCAGAGCTGCTGCAGGAGCTACAAAGCCTGGCCCAGTGCTACCAGGATGGTGACAGCCTCGTGGACTAA